One stretch of Punica granatum isolate Tunisia-2019 chromosome 5, ASM765513v2, whole genome shotgun sequence DNA includes these proteins:
- the LOC116208557 gene encoding uncharacterized protein LOC116208557 → MASSSSTAVMSSSVPIPASLYRSSSGTSTSVAFRRAAFSWQPAFPVKLRSRRKSAVAVRAKLGEKSPLLYRKLGDSDLEISEITIGTMTFGEQNTEKEAHDILSYAFEHGVNILDTAEAYPVPMKKETNGRTDLYIGSWLKSWPRDKVIVATKVCGYAEGRGYIRDNIDVLRVDAPNIRESVEKSLKRLGTDYIDLLQIHWPDRYVPVFGEFSYDYAKWRPSIPFVEQLEALKEVIDQGKVRYIGVSNETSYGVMEFVHAAKTLGLPKIVSIQNSYSLLFRCRVEVDLAEVCHPKHCNIGLLSYSPLAGGALSGKYLDINSEAAKKGRFNLFPGYMARYNKSYAKEAMLKYLEVAKKHGLTLVQLALAFARDRPFMTSSIIGATSVEQLKEDIDAFLTVERPLSEEVMADIENIFKKYRDPAVL, encoded by the exons ATGgcgtcttcttcttcaactgcTGTGATGAGTTCTTCCGTTCCCATTCCGGCTTCCTTGTACAGAAGCAGCAGCGGAACCTCCACCTCTGTAGCCTTCCGGCGTGCTGCATTCTCCTGGCAGCCGGCGTTCCCGGTGAAGCTCCGGTCGAGAAGGAAGTCGGCCGTAGCCGTCCGTGCGAAACTCGGCGAGAAGAGCCCGTTGCTGTACAGGAAGCTCGGCGATTCCGACCTCGAAATCAGCGAGATTACCATCGGAACA ATGACATTTGGGGAGCAAAATACGGAGAAGGAAGCTCATGACATTCTTAGTTATGCGTTCGAGCATGGCGTAAACATTCTCGACACTGCGGAGGCT TATCCAGTGCCAATGAAGAAGGAGACGAATGGAAGAACGGACCTCTATATCGGCAGCTGGCTTAAATCCTGGCCACGTGATAAG GTCATTGTGGCAACAAAAGTGTGCGGCTACGCGGAAGGAAGAGGTTATATACGCGACAACATCGATGTGTTGCGGGTCGATGCTCCCAACATCAGGGAGAGCGTAGAAAAGAGCCTTAAGCGCCTCGGAACTGATTATATAGATTTGCTTCAAATTCATTG GCCAGACCGTTATGTTCCGGTTTTTGGTGAATTTTCATATGACTATGCAAAGTGGAGACCAAGCATACCTTTTGTGGAGCAGCTGGAGGCCCTTAAAGAAGTCATTGATCAAGGAAAG GTCCGTTATATTGGAGTTTCGAATGAGACTTCATATGGGGTGATGGAGTTCGTTCACGCTGCTAAAACTCTGGGCCTACCAAAGATTGTTAGCATACAGAACAGCTACAGTTTGCTCTTCCGATGCCGTGTTGAAG TTGATCTGGCGGAAGTTTGCCACCCGAAGCATTGCAACATCGGTTTACTTTCTTATTCTCCGCTTGCTGGTGGAGCGTTGAGTGGGAAGTACTTGGACATCAATTCCGAGGCTGCCAAGAAGGGAAGATTCAACCTGTTCCCAGGCTACATGGCGAGATACAACAAGTCATATGCCAAG GAAGCAATGCTCAAATATCTTGAGGTCGCGAAGAAACACGGGCTAACCCTTGTTCAGCTTGCACTCGCTTTTGCGAGAGACCGCCCATTCATGACGAGCTCCATCATTGGTGCAACTTCTGTCGAGCAATTAAAGGAAGATATTGATGCTTTTCTGACAGTCGAGAGGCCTCTTTCCGAAGAAGTAATGGCGGATATCGAGAATATCTTCAAGAAATACAGAGATCCGGCTGTCCTCTAA
- the LOC116208556 gene encoding protein NETWORKED 1A: MATLLHSESRRLYSWWWSSHISPKNSKWLQENLTDMDTKVKAMIKLIEEDADSFARRAEMYYKRRPELMKLVEEFYRAYRALAERYNHATVELRLAHRTMAEAFPDQVPYSLSDESPSNSSSGPDAEPHTPEMPHPIRPFLDPEGSDSGSTKKGLKQVHDMFESEDAVHQSFQQGLSQLSHENKNLKTKVVSESERASRAEVEVQTLKSILSQMQAEKDSILAEYEKSLEKLSNLKGELNCAQEHVEGLDERAGKAEIEIKILKEALAKLETERDMSLLKYNESLKKISNLELMLEKAESQTQNLKHELSRLETEREAGLLQYHQCLETISALESKISLAELDARKLSEQANEAERRVLELGEAVKKLNEEKEAVACLYKQCLETLGEMEAELSRFQEEAKRLNSEIMIGAEKLKSAEEKRSLLEKSNRSLQCEAENLAKKIEMKDQELLHKDEKLEKLQSSMKDGHMRFNHVDASLQTLQKLYYESQEEQRALALEIRSGLQMLKDLEARKLALEEEIQRVKEENCSLSEINSASTLSEKNLREELCSLKEMKKKLEEDFAAQAEQCNALQREINQLREEITGLNGSYGLLLLQVEELRDENTELRGGQKHDEEERETLHDKLKIMDEISEKNSALERSLCELNGALRESREMVKQLQESCQSLEGEKSTLVTDKATLLSQLQKITEDMQKLLEKNASLECSLSAGRAEVEGLREKSRRVDEFCQLVINEKSNLLTDRSCLASQLENVERRLSNLVRRFENMEEKCSRLEKEKETTLNQVEELRGYLGLEKQERTTYIQSSETRLAGLESHVKFLQEEIRLRKKEFEEEVEKAVNSQLEIFILQKFVEDLEEKNLSLLFECQKQVEASKLSNKLITELESENLEQQVEVEMLSDEVGRLRTGIYQVFRALQIDPQIWYRDEVGKANTEKVPLLHILDKIENMKSSLLRNKDEKLSLLIENSLLLTVLGQVRVEGEELETGKKSVEKELEKITAEYFLVEKEKTELLEENELLKLQITGGGEREKELQYDLQNLSEQLDKWQHENLEIVKENRVLHEKMCLTEEENRALLKENDEIFREAVTAGNLSVVYKSLVEEEECEIKTLSEDLQELYEINRRLREEVRNLKDQLGVKGEENLCLVRSVEKLSGELHEVNDLNDQLNHQIVMGNDFLREKARELSEVENKLERSQCSTTELCRTVQELSREHEESKKGRRDREEEIERLLEANRELELEISRLREEVEERRAREESLSSELLERSNENELWESEASSFYFDLQISGVREVLLENKVHELTEICENLKNSGGEEIEHMKERVGFLEREIGGLKSQLSAYIPVISSLRDDMPSLKQNALLWRQLCAEGKLEKKDVEERANRICENHQELGEDQSAAIQAGISNLQRMHSRIEAVEKAVMEEMGRLKMERVEDPRTSVEETKDELLNGKVVTRDETKNEVPRSRTGLLMKDIPLDQVSDSSFSGTSQRNLRDSDPLPDSSRASTATEITEQKKSEDLFLELQFEKELGVDKLELSNSRELEKEVYRRKILERLVSDAQKLSSIRTNVEDIKEEVDASKGSRKKKNANLEAVKTQLQEVEDAVVQLMVINDHLTKDIDGSRSSVDGSGPPAEVDELGGAVHEKKVREQAKRESEKIGRLQFEVQNIQYILVKMEDEKKSKGKNRFSRSGTGVLLRDFIYSGRRNSERKLKKGCFCGCSRTSTKGD, encoded by the exons ATGGCAACTCTGTTGCATTCTGAATCGAGGCGCTTGTACTCTTGGTGGTGGAGCAGCCACATCAGCCCCAAAAACTCGAAATGGCTTCAGGAGAATCTCACAG ATATGGATACAAAAGTGAAAGCTATGATCAAGCTAATCGAAGAAGATGCAGACTCGTTTGCTAGGAGGGCAGAGATGTACTACAAAAGACGGCCGGAGCTCATGAAGCTGGTCGAGGAGTTTTACCGAGCTTACCGTGCACTAGCAGAGAG GTACAACCATGCGACCGTGGAGCTCCGTCTAGCCCATCGCACCATGGCTGAAGCCTTCCCAGACCAAGTGCCTTATTCTCTTTCTGATGAGTCGCCCTCAAACTCTTCTTCTGGCCCTGATGCGGAGCCCCACACGCCTGAGATGCCACATCCTATTCGTCCATTTCTCGACCCTGAAGGATCTGACTCTGGCTCTACCAAGAAGGGGCTGAAGCAGGTGCATGACATGTTTGAGTCTGAGGATGCCGTGCACCAGAGTTTCCAACAAGGGCTGTCCCAATTGTCCCATGAGAACAAAAACCTCAAGACTAAAGTTGTTTCAGAGTCGGAACGAGCGAGCAGAGCTGAGGTCGAGGTCCAGACCTTGAAGAGTATCCTCTCCCAGATGCAGGCTGAAAAGGATTCTATACTGGCAGAGTATGAAAAGAGTTTGGAGAAGCTGTCGAACCTGAAGGGGGAGCTCAATTGTGCACAGGAACATGTGGAAGGGCTTGATGAAAGAGCAGGCAAAGCCGAGATTGAGATTAAGATACTGAAGGAAGCCCTGGCGAAACTGGAGACTGAGAGAGACATGAGCCTTTTGAAGTACAATGAGAGTTTGAAAAAGATATCTAATCTTGAGTTGATGCTCGAAAAGGCAGAATCGCAAACTCAGAATCTTAAGCACGAACTATCGAGATTAGAAACTGAGAGAGAAGCTGGGCTACTTCAGTATCATCAATGTCTAGAGACGATCTCTGCTCTTGAGAGCAAAATCTCGCTTGCTGAGCTGGATGCAAGGAAGCTTTCGGAGCAAGCTAATGAGGCAGAAAGAAGAGTCCTAGAACTCGGGGAGGCTGTTAAAAAGTTGAATGAAGAGAAAGAAGCAGTGGCTTGTCTATACAAGCAGTGCCTTGAGACTCTGGGTGAGATGGAAGCTGAGCTTTCTCGATTCCAGGAGGAAGCCAAACGGCTTAACAGTGAGATCATGATTGGTGCTGAGAAGCTGAAGAGTGCTGAGGAAAAACGTAGTTTATTGGAGAAATCAAACCGTTCCTTACAGTGTGAGGCAGAGAATTTAGCAAAGAAGATTGAGATGAAGGACCAAGAGCTTTTGCACAAAGACGAGAAGCTCGAGAAACTTCAATCCTCAATGAAAGATGGGCATATGAGATTCAATCATGTAGATGCCAGCCTCCAGACTCTGCAGAAGTTGTATTATGAATCTCAGGAGGAGCAGAGAGCTCTGGCTTTGGAGATCAGAAGCGGCCTTCAGATGTTGAAGGACTTGGAAGCTCGTAAGCTCGCGTTAGAGGAGGAGATCCAGCGGGTCAAGGAAGAGAACTGCAGCCTCAGTGAAATCAATTCGGCTTCTACCCTTTCAGAGAAAAATTTAAGGGAGGAGTTATGCAGTTTGAAGGAGATGAAAAAGAAACTCGAGGAGGATTTTGCTGCTCAGGCTGAGCAGTGTAATGCTCTCCAGCGAGAGATAAATCAGTTAAGAGAGGAGATCACAGGCTTGAATGGTTCCTATGGCTTGTTATTGTTGCAAGTTGAGGAGTTGAGAGATGAAAACACAGAGCTGAGAGGGGGCCAGAAGCATGAtgaggaggagagagaaacGCTTCATGATAAGCTGAAGATAATGGATGAGATTTCTGAGAAGAACTCAGCTCTTGAGAGGTCCTTGTGTGAGTTGAATGGAGCTCTGAGGGAGTCGAGGGAGATGGTGAAGCAGTTGCAGGAATCGTGCCAATCTCTGGAGGGAGAGAAATCGACCCTTGTCACCGATAAGGCCACTTTACTCTCTCAGTTGCAGAAGATTACCGAGGACATGCAGAAGCTCCTAGAGAAGAATGCTTCATTGGAATGTTCTCTGTCTGCAGGAAGAGCTGAGGTGGAAGGCTTAAGGGAGAAATCTAGGAGAGTAGATGAATTCTGTCAGTTGGTAATTAATGAGAAATCGAATCTTCTCACAGATAGGAGCTGTCTGGCCTCGCAGTTGGAAAACGTCGAAAGGAGGCTATCTAATTTGGTGAGGAGGTTTGAGAACATGGAAGAGAAGTGCTCAAGGctggagaaggagaaggagacgACTCTAAACCAAGTAGAAGAGCTCCGAGGTTACCTTGGCCTGGAGAAGCAAGAACGAACCACCTATATTCAATCAAGTGAGACACGTTTGGCGGGTCTAGAGAGCCATGTGAAGTTCCTACAGGAAGAGATTCGGCTGAGGAAGAAGGAGTTCGAGGAAGAGGTGGAAAAGGCCGTGAATTCCCAGCTCGAGATCTTCATCCTGCAGAAGTTCGTGGAGGATCTTGAGGAAAAGAACCTGTCTCTATTGTTCGAGTGCCAGAAGCAAGTAGAAGCTTCAAAGCTTTCAAATAAGTTGATTACTGAACTAGAGAGTGAGAATCTTGAGCAGCAGGTTGAAGTCGAGATGCTCTCAGATGAAGTGGGGCGGCTGAGGACGGGGATTTATCAGGTCTTTCGGGCACTTCAGATTGATCCACAAATTTGGTACAGAGATGAAGTGGGGAAAGCGAATACAGAAAAAGTTCCGTTGCTTCATATTTTGGATAAGATTGAGAATATGAAGAGTTCTCTCTTAAGAAACAAGGACGAGAAGCTGAGTTTGTTGATCGAGAACTCATTGCTATTGACGGTACTTGGACAAGTTAGAGTGGAGGGTGAAGAACTTGAGACGGGGAAAAAGTCAGTGGAGAAGGAACTCGAAAAGATAACAGCAGAATACTTCCTGGTGGAAAAAGAGAAGACCGAACTTCTAGAGGAAAACGAGCTGCTGAAGCTTCAAATTACTGGGGGAGGTGAACGAGAGAAAGAACTCCAATATGATTTACAGAATCTCAGCGAACAATTAGATAAGTGGCAGCATGAAAATTTGGAAATAGTAAAGGAAAACCGAGTTTTGCATGAAAAGATGTGTCTGACGGAAGAAGAGAATCGTGCTCTTTTGAAGGAAAACGATGAAATTTTTAGAGAAGCAGTCACTGCAGGAAACCTCTCGGTGGTTTACAAGAGCTTAGTGGAGGAAGAAGAGTGCGAGATAAAAACTCTCTCTGAAGATCTTCAAGAACTCTATGAGATCAACAGAAGACTCAGGGAGGAGGTAAGAAACTTGAAGGATCAGTTGGGTGTGAAAGGGGAAGAGAATCTCTGCCTTGTGAGATCTGTTGAGAAGTTGAGTGGAGAACTGCATGAAGTCAACGACCTGAATGATCAGTTGAACCATCAGATTGTAATGGGGAATGATTTTCTCAGAGAGAAAGCGAGGGAGCTATCTGAAGTGGAAAACAAGCTCGAGCGATCCCAGTGCTCAACAACCGAGCTCTGTCGGACTGTCCAGGAGCTGAGTAGGGAGCATGAGGAGTcgaagaaaggaagaagagacAGGGAGGAGGAGATTGAGAGGCTTCTAGAAGCAAACAGAGAACTAGAGCTCGAGATTAGTAGATTGAGAGAGGAAGTGGAGGAAAGGAGGGCTCGAGAAGAGAGCTTGAGCTCAGAGTTGCTAGAGAGGAGTAATGAAAATGAGCTGTGGGAGTCAGAGGCTTCGTCATTCTacttcgatctccaaattTCAGGTGTCCGTGAAGTTCTCTTGGAGAACAAGGTTCACGAGTTAACAGAGATTTGTGAGAATCTAAAGAATTCAGGAGGCGAGGAGATCGAACACATGAAGGAAAGAGTTGGTTTCTTGGAGAGGGAGATTGGAGGGTTGAAGAGCCAGCTGTCTGCGTATATTCCTGTCATATCATCTCTTCGAGATGACATGCCATCACTCAAGCAGAATGCTCTCCTCTGGAGACAACTCTGTGCGGAGGGGAAGCTTGAAAAGAAG GATGTGGAGGAAAGGGCTAATAGGATCTGTGAGAACCATCAGGAACTTGGAGAAGACCAGAGTGCTGCAATACAAGCAGGAATCTCGAACTTGCAGAGGATGCACAGCAGAATTGAAGCTGTCGAGAAGGCAGTCATGGAAGAAATGGGAAGGCTCAAAATGGAGAGAGTTGAAGACCCAAGAACTTCGGTTGAGGAGACCAAAGACGAGTTGCTCAATGGAAAAGTTGTCACCAGGGATGAGACTAAAAATGAAGTTCCCCGTTCAAGGACTGGCCTGCTCATGAAAGATATCCCTCTCGATCAAGTTTCGGATTCTTCCTTCTCAGGAACGAGCCAAAGAAACTTAAGGGACAGCGACCCCCTTCCTGATTCTTCTCGTGCCTCAACTGCAACAGAGATCACTGAGCAGAAGAAGAGTGAAGACTTGTTCTTGGAGTTGCAATTCGAGAAAGAGTTGGGAGTCGACAAGCTCGAGCTTTCAAATAGCAGGGAACTGGAGAAAGAAGTTTACAGGAGAAAAATCTTGGAAAGACTCGTATCGGATGCCCAAAAGTTGTCGAGCATAAGAACAAACGTTGAAGATATAAAGGAGGAGGTGGATGCAAGCAAGGGGagcaggaagaagaagaacgccAACCTCGAAGCGGTTAAAACACAGCTACAAGAAGTCGAGGATGCAGTTGTGCAACTGATGGTAATTAATGATCACCTGACAAAGGATATTGACGGAAGCCGGTCCTCGGTGGATGGGAGCGGCCCCCCTGCGGAAGTGGATGAGTTGGGTGGGGCTGTCCATGAGAAGAAGGTGAGGGAGCAGGCcaagagagagagcgagaagATTGGACGGCTGCAGTTCGAGGTGCAGAACATACAGTACATTCTGGTGAAGATGGAGGACGAGAAGAAGTCCAAAGGGAAGAACCGGTTCTCGAGATCTGGGACGGGGGTGCTTCTGAGGGACTTTATCTACAGCGGGAGACGAAACAGCGAGAGGAAGCTGAAGAAAGGGTGCTTCTGTGGCTGCTCGAGAACATCTACGAAGGGGGACTGA